In Pygocentrus nattereri isolate fPygNat1 chromosome 19, fPygNat1.pri, whole genome shotgun sequence, the sequence gaccttcctgcagagtcttGTCCCAACACAATTTGCCATatctgctccagctaattaacttctttAGAAGTCCATGATTGGCTGGATCATTACTGTTATTTAAAGGGGGAAGGTGGGGGGCAGGGCAGCAAgttagatgcaggttggaactaacCTAAAAGTAGATCTTCAGGAGGAGCACTGGAGATCTCTGCCATAGAACCACTTCTGGATCCTGACAGAACCTTTCGACTGATAGTTCTTTACAGAAACTGAgatatgtgagtgtgaagaaccttttacatttaaacaaaacctccacataatgcaaTGGTTTTGATCCAATTTAAGGTTTTAACCagaactgtacatccaagccaacTATTTAAGAGCCTTCAGCAGAACAGACCTTTGCAATTATACAGAGAACATGAATCCCAAACAAGACTATAATCACTGGGTCGGGCCATTTTGACCATGCAGAGTCATGTGTCTTTTGAAAGGGTAATGCCAAGCAAATGTTTTCCCGCACAGCGAGCAGCAGAAAGGCTTTTCTCCAGTGTGAACACGTTGATGGGCGGTCAGGTTGGAGCCATGAGCAAAGCTTTTCCCACATTGTTGACAAGTAAAGGGCTTGCTGCCGCTGTGTGCTCTCTCATGGGTGATGAGGTTTCCTCGGAGAGCGAAGCGCTTTCCACACACTGCACAGCCGAAGGGCTTCTcacctgtgtggatgcgctgatGTCTTTTTAGATCAGAGGCATTGTAGAAGCTTTTAGGACAAAAAGAACAAGGCAGTGGCTTGTGTCTGTTCGTTTTTGGCATAGTCTTCACCTTTGTCAGCATTGTGGACCAGGTGGCTGAGTTCTGTTTGAAGGTTTTAGCTTGAATTCGCTCTTGGATCTTTCTTGCTTTTGCCTGTTTTGTCTGGGGCTCACCTGAATGCTTAATACTACAAGAGGGTAATATCTCACTGGTCCCAGCAAGGTGAAACAGCTGGGGGTCTGTGTGGGAAGCATATAAAGTTTGCTGTAGCTTAGAAGAACTGCCTTGTGTCTCAAAGTTCACTGTGGTCAAAAAAGGCCATGGTAGAGCATCACTGTCCATCACCTCACATGGTGCCAATTCATTTGCCCTCTCTGTTATAGGCTCCTCCTCTGGCTCAGTCTTAAACTTCAGCCTACAAGGGCTCCCTTCCCCGTTCCTCGGCTCCAGAAGATGTCTTAACAGTTTATCATATTTGCAATGAGATGCCTCTTCGGAGTGATGGGACTGCATGGAGAACTGAGACTGGGGATAAAAATCTTCTGTAGTGCCAAACTGGTTGTTGCCATCTCCTAAAAAATCAGGGGTGGGTAATATATGGATAATTGGGCATGAGAAAAGAATGCAGTTCTAAAAATAAGCATGCTTGCAGTCACCTGGTTCACCAATACAGACAGAGCTTAATCTAATGATGATCGATACAGCTACAACAACTTTTATTGATGTATTACTGAAAACTACTTACTCAGCAATgacaacatacactatattataaagtattcactcacccatctaaatcattgaactcaggtgttccaatcacttccacaaccacaggtgtataaaaccaaccAACTAggtatgcagactgcttctacaaacatttgtgaaagaatgcgttgctctcaggagctcagtgatttccagcatggtaccatgatagatGTAGTCCTGTGCAGTCCaagcagaggtcgccaactttgtGCAGAgttaatcactacagacctccaaacttcatgtggccttcagattagctcaagaacagcatagacagcttcatggaatgggtttccatggatgagcagctgcattcaagccttacatcaccaagcgcaatgcaaagtgtccaatgcagtggtgtaaagtgccgccactggactctagagcagtggagacatgttctctggagtgacaaatcatgcttctccgtctggcaatctgatagacgagtctgggtttaatggttgccaggagaacggtacttgtctgactgcattgtgccaagtgtaaagtttggtggaggggggattatggtgtggggttgtttttcaggatttgagCTTGACCCCttagtgaaaggaactcttaatgcttcagcaccaagagattttggacattttcatgctcccaactttgtggtaacagtttggggatggcctcttccggttccaacatgactgcacacctttgcacaaagcaaggtccataaacacatggatgagcaagtttggtgtggaagaacttgactggcctgcacagaatcctgacctcaaccagacagaacacctttgggatgaatcagagcagagactgcaagccaggccttttcatccaacatcagtgtctgacctcacaaatgcacttctggaagaatcgtcaaaaattcccataaacacactcctaaaccttgtggaaagccttcctagaagagttgaagctgttatagctgcaaaaggtgggccaacatcatattatcatatggattaagaataggatgtcactcaagctcATATGCATGTGAtctcggggcagtcgtgggctggaggttagggaaccggccctgtaaccagaaggttgctggtttgatccccagagctgacagcacacaacagatgtccttgagcatggcacctaaccccccaaaGCTCCCTGGGttctgtggatagggctgcccactgccccctagtgtgtgtgctcactagtgtatatgtggcATTTCACTttacagatgggttaaatgcagaggtgacatttccccattgtgggactaataagggtcacttaactgaaggcagacaagtgaatacttttagcaatatagtgCACTTAGAACAATACTAGTGTCACAGGGTCAGACAATATCTCACCTGGGGACATCCATACTGAATTTGGGGCTAAATGTTGGTGGGAACATAGACTTTTAGCACGAAATCTCTAAAACAAACCAACACCTTTTGAAGGTGCAGCACAAAATAGGTTGCAACAGTAAACTCATCAACACTGACAGACAAGGTTGTCATTAGCGCATGGATGTAACTTAAATTAGCATGGCTAAAAAGTCcctcccccccaaaaaattaaataagcaCTCAAATGAGCACATATGAAAAACTGTTCCGTTAAGTAATGATGTTTTGTTAGCTAACTTGTTTTTaagttaatttaattttttgcttgtttttgattGTACTGCAGACATTAAAAGAGCACAAACTAGAGGAATTTGGGGGGCAGAATTTAGAGGGATGAACCCTTGAAAGTGACAAATTTCACAGCAAATCCAGCATCAAACATTTAACAAGCTGTCTCTTGTTAAATGTgtattctcattatgagatcaaGACTAGACTAGTACATAGTACAATCATTCTGACAAATTGCAATACACCATAAAAGCAGTTGGATATCACAGTGGATAACACCACAGCCCCATACATGGAAGACTGTAAGGCAGGAAAACCACCACTGTATCAATAAGAATCTATGGCCAAgatgttttttcagtgtttttttaacactgaaaaatacCTTAATACAAGGAGATTCACTTGatagaggccccaaatattctgttgtaacccTCGTTGgaatgaagcaatctgaaccaaaaaatacactacatatcTTGATGTATGTGCactcgattgcattacatgcaatgctgaaagtgatctctgttttctgccagacacactTCAACGTGACGCTTCACGTTCCTGAACATTTGGCAAGCATTAGAGAGGTTAAATATCATAACAGCTGTCCAGCACCTACACCCATAACTCCAATGcaggggcatcctggcttgttTGAAGTTCATTGCACGTTGTTTCGTTCAGACTGCTTCATCCTAgcaagagttattacagaatattcagggatCTTACCAGTGAACCTCCCTGTATTATAaaaactcgtatctccaaaaagataactttacaagagaaggatcACTATCTTTAAATGAAAGCTAACAGAACAAGATCttattctaagtcattttggaccatttctatttgcCACCAAATAGAAcaccatgaaattttgacacagtgtAAAAAGTGACTGCGTTccgtgaaaaaaatgaaaagcaacaaaaatggacagtaaaggttttgttccaacagtgatgtTATTTACCTATTTGTTAGGCCAGCTAGATAGTTTTGTAGCTCTGCCACAATTGTTATGTTACTTTTCATGAAAAAATTAAAGTGTAAATGAGGTGTCAAATAGAGGTTTCTTCTGCCATTATttacaatttatattttaatgaaacaagAATACTCTCATTACTCGATTAACTGATTAACTGAATGAATAGTCGGTAGCATAAGTGTATTGCAATCTGTCTCATATAGTACAAGCATCATAAAGCAATTTTTGAAAACTAAATGATGTGCTGATGCTAAGATTCCATATCAACATTTTTTCACAGTCCACACTGTGAACACTCACACAACCTTTAACCTTAATTACTTCACCTCGCTATGGTCACAATCTTGTGGGACAGTGTAAGACAGCATGTACTCCTTACCCATCATTTGgccttgtgtgtttgtgcatagCCTCTGGTCAGTCTGGCAGCCCTCAAAAACACACTCTTCTACGGACACAGATTGACTATCAGACTCCACTTTTACAGCCGCAGTGCCGAGTCCTCCACAATCTGCTTTATTTCCACTGGTCAGTGAGTCATTAAGAATCTGGGACTGTCTAAACTGAGCATCTTTCTCactaagtggaaaaacactctGTGTCTGTTCACTCTCACAGCTCAGAAGAGAATTTCGACTTCCGTGGTTGGCATCCTCCTGTAAGTTGTTAATCAATCCTGTGTAGCCAGTCTTatcatcttcctcttcatcCCCACAATCAGCCTCTTGGAGATCATCAGCTTTTGTTTCTATACAAAATATGTCATAACAAAACAAGAAGgcactgaaataaaataatctatTACAATATTAATACCTGTAGAATTAGTGAGTTATTACAAGGTACAAACACAACAGCATAAAGTTGTATGCAAGTGTTTTAACATAcgtttctaagtgaaagtaaatgAACATGTCTgctacagaggacacacttaaatatatgaaaaatacaaataaaccatTAAATACCAAGTGTGCTATAACACTTGATCAGGACTTGTCAGTTTTGTCAATGTACTTAGTTCAGAAAATACAGTAAGTGTACACTGAAATGTGcacaagtgtgttctctgtattagatgtgtttatttactttcatttgGGAAATCatcaaaatatgtcatttgaccaggggtgcccaaactttggcATATActgaagaatttttttttcaaggaaTGTTTAACAGAAAGATGAAATACCTCTAATGTGGAGCTGCCTATATGTTTAGACTTAGGAATGTGATTACAAGTGAGACTGTGATTGTTTTGTATAGCtgggcaaaagtttgggcacccatggacaaattacatattttgttgatttttgaagtgaaaagaatgAAATGTCTGCAGTCTGAAGCTTTTTTAAGACTAACATTTTTTCTGCAATTGTTAACATGCTGTTAGTTGTATATGATTAacttaaaaaatagaaatggaTGGTTGTGCCTTGAAATTTTCAtgttacacacttaaaaaatatggttctcaATGTTTCTTTAATAATGGCAAtgtttctatttagaaccttatctgaaccatgcaaagaacctaaAGCTTGCccgcttaaatggttctttgcatggtaaaatggttcttctgattgacagaaaaatgtgttgtataggatcctgtatagaaccttgttgaaaaaggttctgtatggcaccaaaatggttcttcttcttTTGTGAAAAgactgacatcataacaatagaagaacctttttggcgccacatagaaccattttcaaaacacattttgcatccgtcaatctgaagaacgacttcaccatgcaaagaaccatttaggcatgaaTTGGTTCTAtattatacactcttaaaatagacggctcttcaaggtttcttttaCTAACAATAACAGCTATATagggaaccatgaacactcactaAGAACTATATGCAAGCTtagatttgttttttaatgcatGGTAAGACAATATTTAGATTGGTTCttcagaaaatgtgttgtatatggttcaatatagaacatttttgaaaatggttctatacagcaccaaaaagggctcagcagctgttacaagcttgatattataacagtagcagaaccctttttagtactatacagaaccacatacaacaccttcctcaatctgaagaaacatttctccgtgaaatggttctacatagaactccTAGCTCTgaacagaaccattgcctttactaaagaaccctttggagGACCGTCTTTTTCAAATGTACAGGACGATTCTCAGCATCGTAAGTATCGATACTTCAGTATCGATTCGCCCACCCCTATACGCCTCTAAAAGGTCTAAAAGGCACTGAGCGGCTGTACCTCTCTCATGCTCGCCAAACTCACTGGCGAGCGAGGGGGGAATGAGTGGAGAAGCTGTGGAGAAAGAATTATTTCTCAAAGCTTTCCTCAGGTCCCGCAGTTTCCCCTTCAGTGACTCGATCTCGGTCTGGCCCCTGCGGATTTCTAAGCGCATCTCCACAGACTCGGAGTCTATCAGTTTACAGATCTCAGCCACGGCTGCTTTAGCCAGGCTCTCCATCACCGACCAAATCTGAGCCTCCAGAGCCAGATGTGCAGCTGGCATCTTTTAGTCCTGACTCTAATTTGCACTCGTGTAGTCTACAAAACAACTGTTTTAGTCCATGCAGatgtcctgttttcttttagGCTGTATTTACAGCTACAGACACCACTGCACCACTCACTGATTTCCTTCCGCTTTCCTTTCTTATCACGTGCCCGTGACAGAAATTACCGTAATACACCTCAGTACAGTGGAGAGGCTCACTTTTTTAACGATATTTAATAATAAGGTACTGAAACACAGCTGTTCTGACGATTGTGCTTTGTCGACATGTCCTACCGTAACGCATATTTTAGGTAGCGCTCTACATGAAACTGTAGGTAGGATATTTTGATGGCCTAAAAGACTCTATCAGAAAATGCTGAAATGCATAGGTAGCACAATTTTGTAGCTTAAAATCTCTTTGTCAGAAAACGTTGCCAGCTTTAAAAGAATAATTAGGATATTTTCATCAGCCAATTCACCTTATCAGGGCGTAAGTAATAGTACTAATCTGGGTCTGTAatgaattaacattaaaaacaataaagcgtTTGGAAGATTAATTTACCTCGCTATAGTAAGTTACACAAGctgaaaacaaataataacactagagggcgctctcaACGAATCCCAAATGAATCGTTTCTTGTGGCGTTTTTGTGCAAAATTCGatgcaaaatattcaaaatcATCCAAAAATTGATGACGTCATCGCGCGCAATCCACTCGCTGCGTTGTGCTTTGGCTGTATTCAAGCCGGCTGCAAAGAAGGGCCGTTTGACAATGAAAATAAGGTCGCCTCCTTATATAGTGGAGTCTTATTGGGCTGAGCACCTCCACCAATCACAGTAAAGCTCGCACCCTGTGCGCTAGCTAGATGGTCCAccactttgaaaaaaaaatattgtattgtatttccaaaatgataactttacaggagaaggaaaaatcataCTTTACTGCAAAACAATGGTACCAGAACCCCCAAGTAATTTCATTTAGTCAATTCATTAATTTATATACcatgtaaagggtaacatgtATTTCCAAATACGaaattcaaattatgtcaaaaatggagatacgaggctttCTTCCAACATCTGCGGCACTGTCAGAGCTGACTAGAATGTAGACACATGGCTATTAGACCAGGTGAAAtcagaaaaggaagagaagtTTCATGGACCTACTTGGACAAAGCCTCTGAAGTCTACTCACAAAGTCCTTTGTAGTGATCTGATTAGTCAAATCAGGTATGTGGTAATATGGAGGTATAATAATGAGGTAACGTGCTATATGGAgaaatgtatgtggacaccatTCCTTATCACTGAGGTCAGGTTTTTCAGCCGCATCCATTGCTAAAATTTATAAAAATCAAGCACGTAGCCacgcaatctccatagacagaCACCGGTGGTCGAATCTTGCTGGCAAAGGGTGATGTCATATCTACGTCTATTACAATTACTCAATTAAattttgataaaaataaatcaatgattaaccccttaacatttcAGACTTGTTACATACTGAGGGTCTTCATTGGAAACTATTGGAGGTTAGGTTatggttatagaagtgtgtaataaaactttgggcccatcGGAAGGCCCGTGGCTTGGTAAGAGGTTAATGTTTACCTTCTCTATGAATCAATTTTCACGATGATAAAGCTTATTCTATATGATTGGCCTTTCTTACATACtcattataatgcattttaaatgggGTCATTTCGTTTATTTGACATGTCTGTATAATTAATTGTTGAGATGTACACAGTGACTTTTTACAGGGGGGTGATTGGAACCCGGGGTCACAATGTGTACAACGTAAACAGGGCTACTTTATTTGCGatagaaaaaaagtaaatttgCACATCTTCctattttttatgtaatgtcAATAATGGTGAAATCGTGGCAACGTGAAAAGTTTTCTTGGGAGTCAATTTTGCCCTATAACACCCTGTATGTAACAAggtattttaatataaaaaaagctaaaaactaTGGCATCAGTCAGCATAACGGTTTCATATAATAGCTTTCAGTATCACATGAAATGATGTAACATTTataggcattaaactcttcagacatctaaTTCTCATCCCCACCACCCCCAGAAAGACAATGATCTATTTATGTGTTGCGAGTGTCAACCCTACAGAAACAGTTTAATATCCATGCATTAGTGACTGAAGATTAAGAGAGGCAACAGAGAAACAGTTACACTAATTTCATTTATGGGCATATGTAGAAACACAGTCTTGTTCACAATCTGCTACACTGAATCATTTTGACTCTTCATGGAGTATTTGTCTTTTGAGTAACAACAAATGTGAACCATGAAATATGTAGTTACAGTAACAAAAAGACATATCATTCTGGATTTGTCCAGTTATGGTACCTAGCTGCACACATATTGCTAATCTACTTGATCTCCACTAAATTCCTCTAACTAAATGGCTTTAAATGAATTTGGCTGTTAAGAGGCAACAACACATTTACTAAAATGTGACAATGTCTCACATTTTTCTGCAGCTCACCCTCAAAAAGAACATAGGAAATAGTGTGATATGTATTCATAATATAATTGTTCAAaagagaatgaataaaaattacAATCATACCAATATGAAGGAATGTATGCTAGTTTTCCTCTTGATATTTATTAGTGTGTACTGATATCAATGATATCATTCAGCACCGGCCAATACTGAGACTAACCTGATGTTTTACAAACTTTTATAAAGGTCttttaaaacatctaaaaattcTAAGCATCAaaacaatttaatttaaaatgaaacatttcacttaagggctaaactgctcaataggtggatatatgtaaatgtgctgggttttgtgacatcacaaaaataaaatattcaaagcaggctgtttttgcagcttagtttccctATGTGGACCAGAGAGTGAACAGTATGGTTTGAAACTCTGATTACATGCTACATCAAGCTCTTCTATTTAAAAAAGTGAGAATTATtcagttttccataatatgggccctttaagatgAGGCAATCGTGCACAAATTACTCAGACACTCTACTACCCTATAGAAcaaaatacacagctaacattACATGACAGCTCTGTTTCGATATCCTATCCAGCATCTCCTGCTCATATCGGCCCGATACCTATTATTTGATCAGCACCATCTCTTGTGgaaataacagaaaacaacCACAATTGTCCCAAGATCAAGGTCAAGGAACATGCTAGTTAATGTTGTGCTAGTCTCACAGGCCCAGATGTGGTCTCTTAATGAGAACATGTGGGGACAGCCACGAgaaattttgggctaaatgttggtgggaacatagattgaTTATGGAGGTAATAAACTGTGGCAGAGCTCAAAGTTGGGGTGTGCATGTCAATATTGTCCGATTATTATGTTAGCATGGCTGAACAGCACTGCAGGTGTCCCCAAAGGTGTATTCTCTTTACGAGATCACAGCTGGCTGCACCTATTAACACACTAGCTGTCTTTTGTCTGTCATTGAGGGTTTATGCAGGATTAATATGAGAAACTGCAGTTTAAAATGGCCTAATATGGGAAAGAGTGATGGCATAGTAATACGTAAAATGATGAGTTGCAGAAAGTACTTCACATAAAGCCATTTTCTGTCAGCCAAACCTCAGAAGAACCTCAGCTGgaatgtgtgtgttattttaaataGTCTGCCATGTCATTCTGGTTGCACCAGTGCCTGTAGCGGCCAGCTCGTGTGGGGAAGCTGATTCCACAGACAGAACAGTGGAACGCCCGTTCTCGTGCATGTGTCCGCATGTGGCCCTTCAAACTGCTCTTCTGAGTGAAGCTCCGACCACACGTGCCACAACTGTAGggcttctctccagtgtggATCCGCTGGTGACGATCCAGGTGGCTCAAGCGGTCAAAACTTTTCCCACAGAGAACGCAGAGGAAGCGCCTCTCTCGCTTTTTTTGCACCCCATTCAAAGCTCTGGGTCTTTGAGGTAATGGATTTGAGGGCATCATTAAAGTGTCTCTAGTCCGTAGAGAATCTGCTGTAGAACTGTGGTCAATGGGAGAAGCTACATTGCATTCCTCAGATTGCATGGAATAAGATATCTCTTGATTGGTCTCTTCATCCATGGGTGATCtatcctcttcttcttcctccttcaCATAGATCTGGTTACTGTCAAAATCCTTGGTGCTGGTGACTGCAGGAGGTCCCCATGAGTGAATGATGGTTGAGGTAGCTTCTAATTGATACTTGCTGTGATGGGAGGTGTCCTCATCCCTAGTAGTGCAATCAGGCTCCACAAAGTCTTTTCCAGTGCCGGCTGTGTTTAAGGAatgcagtgtctgtgtgttttcctcATCTATTCCACTTTCGGATCCAGAGTTGAGACGCCCAAGGTCTTCTGGCCTAAAATCATTTGTCTGATTCAACGTCTGATCTTTACCCCCCTCTTTATTCTCAGTCTTCAGGGCGTCCTCCTCCAGTGCACAAACCACTGCATCATCATGGCCTTGCAACTCACAGAAATCAGCACAGCTCTTGGTTCTTCCTGATGGGCTGCTGTTTGGCTTGGTTAGATTCGTCTGGTGATCCGTGTCTAGTTGCTCCACGCTCTCTTCCTCTATGTTAATGAAGTGAGAGCTTTCCTGGCCTAGACATGACGAGTGTGAATTCAGTTCCTCAGCATGCGTGTCTTGATCATTTATGTAAGAGTGAGATGCAATCTGCTCCTCACAATGAGCTGCCATATTCCATTCATTCCTGAAGTGGTTATCTTCATTTGGTAACCCAGAAGCTGCCCCAGTCCCACCGCTAaatccttaaaataaaaaaaataaaaaaaagttataatcACATTTTTGGCACATCctgaccaaaaagaaaaacGTAACCATTAATGTGAcaaaaaatgtttctaatatccattttgtgctgaatacAGACAGTGTCACTGCTTtcttaatgatttagttcagaAACCCAGGTAAGAACTACACTCatgctagatttttttttatttgttaaccTACAGATCAGCGGCAAGGATAGCAGTCAGAACTGGtcgacaccacagggattcgcagtggttgtatgatgtatttagATAATGTATTCTGAACAAAAACTGACATGACAAAATCATGAATTATGTCAAATCAATGAGGCTGAAAGATACAATGCTGCTCTACAGAATTCTGCATAATATGACAAATAGCATATTCAACTAAAATTTTAGGTTGAAATGCCTATTTAATATAGCTTAGTAATGATATCTTGCACAATACACTGAACTGTGCTATGTTTCCAGTTGCCTCTTCATTAATTACCAAAGGAAAAGCATTTGATGCAATTAATGTGTATTTGGGCTGTGCCATGCTTAATAATCAGTTAGCTATAGAAGTAGGAGATTAAGATATTGTGCCTATTTTTTACATGACCTGAAGAACTTTAACTAGTCACTGACTATATAAAATCAAGATGTACCAATTACACATATATATTCTTGACATTAATTTATTATCCTTTGTATCCTTTTGCATGAAAATAGACCTAATGTGTCTGCCTGTATCATAATCAGTATGATAACATAATGGCAATACATGACTTGTTCCTTTTTGTGATGGGTGACTGATTTAATTATGTGCTGATTTGAATGTAACCAATCAGGACACTCTGCCAGCAGCAACAAACCATTATAGGATTCTGGGAGTTGTGTTGccttggtggtggtggtgatgccTGGCCATCAACaggtaaaaaatatatacactgacaCTGGACAGATGTTTGCATTTGGTTGAAAATTCAcatgtaatgatttttttttaagagcaCAACATTTTGGTGATGATGGGTTATGATGCTAAAAAGTCTGCGTTTTACTTATTactcattttacagcatttgtaaccctatagaaattaataaaaattcCTTTTAATGCAGGTAACCATGTGTGCAGTTTCTATGTTAATATATCTAAAACATCTGCATTTCAGTGCATTGCTTATTGCATTttagcagagcagagcaggccTCACCTCGATGAGTCTTCAGGTGGCTTTTTAGGCTGCTCTTCTGCGTGAAGCATCGGCCACATAACCTGCAGCTGAAAGGTTTCTCCCCGGTGTGTATGCGCTGATGCCTCTCCACATGGCTGAGTCGATCGAAACTCTTGCCACAAAACATGCAGGGGAAACGTCTCTTATCCATGTCCATTCCTCCATTCAATGGCCTCCCTCTGCCAGGAACACAGAGTGTGCTGAAGTTACTCTGATCATCAGGATGTTGGTGAACGAGTGTGTTGTGTGAGTGGGACTGCTGAAGGCCAGTGCCATTTTGTGCTCTCAGTAGCTCTTCCGTAGCTACATGCAGGCTTTCTGTGGAGGGCTCACTGTGTCTGGCTACTGTGTCATCTCCATTTGGGCATCTTGTCTCCAGTCTGTCACCGAGTGGATTGTAACTCCTCTCTATGGTGACAGCAGGATCTAACTGGGGTTGTGACTGATCATGTGTGGAATGGAAAAACTCAGGAGAGTGTATTTCTGCGTTCTCCTCTGTAGACCACACCTGGATAAGCTGTTCATTCTCAGTTGAGCCTGAATTCAAGGAAAGTCCTGTCCTCGTATTTTGGCTTGTATCTTGCTCTTCTTGCTCTTCATCCTCAACATGTTCAATCTTAATCTTTACCCCAGTGCTAACTTCCTCTCTCGGCCCATTCAAATCCTCATTTCCAGACTCCCTTTCAGTTCCTTTTCTGTCTTTGACCCCTGCAATGAGATGACAAAAATTCAAATTAAGGACAAGCCTGAATGAACATTTCAGGGTTTTAAATTTCCAAAGTCCCCCACCTTCACAGGTGTGACTGACAACAGACCCAAAAatactatatgtccaaaagtttgtagatacCTGCTCATTGAATATTTCTACGAAATGACCAATACTAATGGTTGTCTCTCttttctgcagtaacagcccCTGTTTTACTAAGAGGTtgtacactagatgttggaacacagCTGTGAGAatatgattgcattcagccacaagtgTATTAGATGTAAACCAATAAAATGCCG encodes:
- the LOC108427138 gene encoding zinc finger protein 16-like, whose product is MPAAHLALEAQIWSVMESLAKAAVAEICKLIDSESVEMRLEIRRGQTEIESLKGKLRDLRKALRNNSFSTASPLIPPSLASEFGEHERETKADDLQEADCGDEEEDDKTGYTGLINNLQEDANHGSRNSLLSCESEQTQSVFPLSEKDAQFRQSQILNDSLTSGNKADCGGLGTAAVKVESDSQSVSVEECVFEGCQTDQRLCTNTQGQMMGDGNNQFGTTEDFYPQSQFSMQSHHSEEASHCKYDKLLRHLLEPRNGEGSPCRLKFKTEPEEEPITERANELAPCEVMDSDALPWPFLTTVNFETQGSSSKLQQTLYASHTDPQLFHLAGTSEILPSCSIKHSGEPQTKQAKARKIQERIQAKTFKQNSATWSTMLTKVKTMPKTNRHKPLPCSFCPKSFYNASDLKRHQRIHTGEKPFGCAVCGKRFALRGNLITHERAHSGSKPFTCQQCGKSFAHGSNLTAHQRVHTGEKPFCCSLCGKTFAWHYPFKRHMTLHGQNGPTQ
- the LOC108427137 gene encoding zinc finger protein 236-like isoform X2, with protein sequence MDNMPNGVTLQKQIASIMDVLAKAAVAEISKVVDDGVVMLRLEICERENEIDSLKRNLQIVSNELRAARRALVRECVSGRSKQFGIAEGVKDRKGTERESGNEDLNGPREEVSTGVKIKIEHVEDEEQEEQDTSQNTRTGLSLNSGSTENEQLIQVWSTEENAEIHSPEFFHSTHDQSQPQLDPAVTIERSYNPLGDRLETRCPNGDDTVARHSEPSTESLHVATEELLRAQNGTGLQQSHSHNTLVHQHPDDQSNFSTLCVPGRGRPLNGGMDMDKRRFPCMFCGKSFDRLSHVERHQRIHTGEKPFSCRLCGRCFTQKSSLKSHLKTHRGFSGGTGAASGLPNEDNHFRNEWNMAAHCEEQIASHSYINDQDTHAEELNSHSSCLGQESSHFINIEEESVEQLDTDHQTNLTKPNSSPSGRTKSCADFCELQGHDDAVVCALEEDALKTENKEGGKDQTLNQTNDFRPEDLGRLNSGSESGIDEENTQTLHSLNTAGTGKDFVEPDCTTRDEDTSHHSKYQLEATSTIIHSWGPPAVTSTKDFDSNQIYVKEEEEEDRSPMDEETNQEISYSMQSEECNVASPIDHSSTADSLRTRDTLMMPSNPLPQRPRALNGVQKKRERRFLCVLCGKSFDRLSHLDRHQRIHTGEKPYSCGTCGRSFTQKSSLKGHMRTHARERAFHCSVCGISFPTRAGRYRHWCNQNDMADYLK
- the LOC108427137 gene encoding zinc finger protein 236-like isoform X1 gives rise to the protein MDNMPNGVTLQKQIASIMDVLAKAAVAEISKVVDDGVVMLRLEICERENEIDSLKRNLQIVSNELRAARRALVRECVSGRSKQFGIAEGGQGVKDRKGTERESGNEDLNGPREEVSTGVKIKIEHVEDEEQEEQDTSQNTRTGLSLNSGSTENEQLIQVWSTEENAEIHSPEFFHSTHDQSQPQLDPAVTIERSYNPLGDRLETRCPNGDDTVARHSEPSTESLHVATEELLRAQNGTGLQQSHSHNTLVHQHPDDQSNFSTLCVPGRGRPLNGGMDMDKRRFPCMFCGKSFDRLSHVERHQRIHTGEKPFSCRLCGRCFTQKSSLKSHLKTHRGFSGGTGAASGLPNEDNHFRNEWNMAAHCEEQIASHSYINDQDTHAEELNSHSSCLGQESSHFINIEEESVEQLDTDHQTNLTKPNSSPSGRTKSCADFCELQGHDDAVVCALEEDALKTENKEGGKDQTLNQTNDFRPEDLGRLNSGSESGIDEENTQTLHSLNTAGTGKDFVEPDCTTRDEDTSHHSKYQLEATSTIIHSWGPPAVTSTKDFDSNQIYVKEEEEEDRSPMDEETNQEISYSMQSEECNVASPIDHSSTADSLRTRDTLMMPSNPLPQRPRALNGVQKKRERRFLCVLCGKSFDRLSHLDRHQRIHTGEKPYSCGTCGRSFTQKSSLKGHMRTHARERAFHCSVCGISFPTRAGRYRHWCNQNDMADYLK